Genomic window (Thomasclavelia spiroformis DSM 1552):
GTAGATGGTCATCGATATATTGATGATGCGATTTTTCAAGGTGCTAAAGTAATTGTTCATTCTAAAGAATTATTAGAAAAGAAAAATGGGATTATCTATATTTTAGTTGAAAATACTTTAGAAGAGTTAAATCGTGTATCTAATATTTTTTATGACTATCCTAGTAATAAAATGAAAATAATAGGTGTTACTGGAAGTAGTGGGAAAACAGTGGTAGCCTCTATGATTAAGGATGCAATGTCTAGATATTGTAATACTGGCTATATCGGTACTATTTCGCTTGAGTATAATGGTTTTAAAGAAGATTGTCCATATACAACACCAGAGACTTTATATTTGCAACGTAAATTGTATAAGATGAATCGTGGTGGTGTAAAGGTTGTAGCAATGGAGGCATCGAGTCATGGCTTAGCATTAGGAAGGGTTGATAGTGTAAATTTTAGTGTTGCGGTAATGACTAATATTGGAGCTGAACACTTAGATTTTCATGGTACTAGAGAACAATATATTTTAGCTAAACAAAAATTATTTGAAATGATTAAACCTAGTGGATGGGTAGTTTTAAATAGTGATGATGAAAATTTTTTAAGAATTAAAAATAGTACTAAAGGGAAGATATTAACATATGGAATTAATAATCAAAGTGATGTGATGGCTAAAAGCTTTAGGCTATTTTTAGATCATAGTGAATTTGATTTGAGTTTTAAAGGAAACACTTATCACGTATCTTCACCAGTATTAGCAAAGTTTAATATTTATAATGTTTTAGCTTTAGTTTGTACTTTAATCGCAATGGGATGTGATGAAAAAATGGTTTTACAGGCAGTAAAGGAAGTAAAGCCGGTAGAAGGAAGAATGGAATTAATTAAAGCTAAACAGAATTTTTCGGTAATTATTGATTATTGTCAGCATATTAATAATTATGAACAAATTTTTGAGTTTGTAGATAGTGTTAGACAAAATAAAGGACGTTTAATAGCTGTATTAGGGGCACCAGGGAAACGAAATTATAAAATGCGTAGAGAAATAGGTAAAGTTGCAAATAAGTATCTAGATCATGTAATATTAACACAATTAGATGATCGAGGTGAAAATGTTTATGATATTTGTAAAACAATTCAAGCAGAAATAGTTGATATTAGTAGTGTTATTATTCCCTCACGACAAGTTGCCATCGAACAAGCAATCGAAATAGCTTGTAAGGATGATATTATTTTGATTTTGGGTAAAGGACATGAAAAATTTATTTCACTTGAAGTAGGTCATGTCGATTATCCAGGAGATAGTACAATTGTAAAAGAAGCAATTGAACGTATATATGGAGAAAATGATTAATAATAAGATCATATACTTGGTAAACTCATTAATAATGCAAAAAAATATTGCTTGAATATACATTGATCCGGTATGGGTTAGTTATTATAAAAAGTGTTTGATTCTGATGTTAAGCTATGCATCGTTATTAGCTTTTCGTTAGGTACTAATACTGGTATTGTTAAAGCTTTTTAATAAAAAATGTAATTGATAATAGTATTACAGTTGAAATTGTGACATTAATGAAAAAGATAGCTAGAATAAGTTAAGATAAATGTTTTGGGCAGTATTTATAATATTAATGATTTGAAATTGGTAGTAAGAAAATTAAGATTATTATTTGTAAGTAAAAGGATATAGTGATTTATATAAAATAGCACTTAAACTCAAATGAGCATAAGTGCTATTTTTGATATAATTAGATTATATAAAATATAAAAATAATGGAACCAAATTAATTGATTAAAAATTCTTATTATAATACATTTTAATAAAAATTTTCACAAGATTTTTTACAGTTGTTCTTATAGATGATTCAAGATATCATTCGTAGAAATTATGAAAGGAATTAATACTTCAAAGTATTTTAACTGCCATCATAGAGATAGAGGCTATGGCTTTAATATGATTTACAGATTACATTAAAAAGATGAAAAAGAAGGAAATATCAATTTTCTAAAAAGCTAAATAAAAACATGTAAAGTAAAAAAGTTATCTAAATATATTATTTTAGGTAAAAAAAGGGGTAACGTCTAAAGATTAAAAATCTTTATTCGTTACAGCCCTTATATTATCACTTATTCTTTTGTTTTATAAAGTTTATTCATTTTATTATTAGCTACTACAAAGTGTAATGTGATATATGCTAATTCATCATCATCAAATGATAAGTTTGTTTCTTGTTTTATAATTTTATTTAAAACCTTACTATAATTAAATTCTTCTTGATGACGTCTAATAATTTCATCTTTCAAAGGATTCTTAATAGTTTGGACATTTGATAATCTTTCAAGTGCAGGTTCCAAATGTAATCCAATAGCAACAAATAGTTTATCATCTTTTCTAAAGTCTTTATTATATTCTTTATAAATACAAGTCATTGTTTCATCAATGATTTTATAGATACTATCATCTAATAAATCATATCCAGAGTTTATTTCTAAATCTAATTTTTGATTTTTAGTTAAATACATCGATACTAGAGATATCTCATCTTCTGGGAATTCGATATTGAATTGTTTTGAAAGGTGATTACATATTTTTTTTGCACAAGTATAGCTATCTTCTTGTTTATATGAAGCAATTTGTCCATTGCTTAAAGGTATATAACTATCAGATTGTAATCTGATAATAGCAATGCTTAAATGAACAGCTAAATTTTTTATTGAATTAGTAGAAAGTGTCAATTTAAGGTCATCTATAGTATTTTTTATAATATTTGAAATAATTGTTTGAATTTGTTCAAAATCAATATTTGTATTGGATGTTGAAGTCATTTTTATTCCTCCTGATAACTTAGCTATAACTATATAATATTTTTAAAAAAAAATCTACTATTAAATTTATTTATTTTTTTAAAAAGCTAAGTTAATTAGCAATAATATTTAAAATTATGATGCAATAAAATCTTTTTTGTAAGCGTTAATCAGGTATCGATTTTAATGCTTGTTATGAGGTAAATTAAATTTGTAGAAAATAATTTGTTTTTTTGGTGCAAACTACTTGAATTGTAAAAACAAAATATAATATAATGCAAGCGTGGATAACAGAGGAAGATATATTTTTCCTATATAGTGTGTGTTATTCTTAAAATATTAATGCTTTGTGACGAGTGGCAATAATAGTTTAAATGATATCCCTTGCAAAACGATTGACTATTATTTAAAACTTTGTAAAAGCTTAACTAACAGTTATTTAAAATTTCGAGGAGGAAAAAAAGACATGTTAAAAAAAGAACAATGGAATGGTTTTAAAGGTAGACTTTGGAAAGAAGAAATCAATGTTCGTGATTTTATCCAAAATAACTATAAACCATACTATGGTGATGAATCATTCTTAGCTGGTCCTACAGAAGCTACAAATAAATTATGGGGGAAATTACAAGAACTTCAAAAAGAAGAACGTGCTAAAGGTGGAGTTCTTGATATGGAAACACATGTTGTTTCTGGGTTAACTTCTTATGGTCCTGGATATATTGATGAAGAACTTAAAGATTTAGAAAAGGTAGTTGGATTACAAACTGACAAACCATTAAAAAGAGCATTTATGCCTTTTGGTGGAATCAAAATGGCTGAACAAGCTTGTGAAACATATGGATATACACCAGATCCTGAATTACACAAGATTTTTACTGAATATCATAAAACTCATAACCAAGGAGTTTTCGATGTTTATACACCTGAAATTAGATTAGCTCGTCGTAATAAAATTATTACTGGTTTACCAGATACTTATGGACGTGGACGTATCGTTGGTGATTATCGTCGTGTTGCTTTATATGGTATTGATGAATTAATCGCATTTAAACAACATGATTTAGCTGTTTGTGGTAGTGGTTCAATGACAGAAGATATCATTCGTCGTCGTGAAGAAATCGCTGAACAAATTAGAGCATTAAATGGTATGAAAAAAATGGCTGAAATCTATGGCTATGATATTTCTGAACCTGCAAAAAATGCTCATGAAGCAGTTCAATGGTTATATTTTGGTTATTTAGCTGCAATTAAAACTCAAAATGGTGCGGCTATGTCAGTTGGACGTGTTTCTACTTTCTTAGATATCTATATTGAAAGAGATTTAGAAGCTGGAGTTATTACAGAAGAAGAAGCTCAAGAATTAATCGATCATTTTGTAATGAAATGTAGAATGGTTAAATTTGCACGTATTCCATCATATAATCAATTATTCTCAGGCGATCCAGTTTGGGCAACATTGGAAGTAGCTGGTATTGGTTCTGATGGTCGTTCAATGGTAACTAAAAACGATTTCCGTTTCTTACACACATTAGAAAATATGGGACCTTCTCCTGAACCAAACTTAACAGTATTATATTCTTCTAGATTACCAGAAAACTTTAAGAAATATACTTCAAAAATTTCAATTGATACAAGTTCAGTACAATATGAAAATGACTGTGTAATGCGTCCAGTATGGGGAGATGATTATTCAATTTGCTGTTGTGTATCTGCAACTCAAACTGGTAAAGAAATGCAATTCTTTGGAGCTCGTGCTAACTTAGCTAAATGCTTATTATATGCTATCAATGGTGGTATCGATGAAAAAACTAAGACACAAGTTGCTCCAGAATATCGTCCAATCACTTCTGAATATTTAGATTATGATGAAGTAATGAGAGCTTATGATCAAATGATGGATTGGTTAGCTGATATTTATGTAAATACACTTAACTTAATTCAATATATGCATGATAAATATTACTATGAAGCAGCTGAAATGGCATTAATTGATACTGATGTAAGACGTACATTTGCTACAGGTATTGCTGGATTCTCTCATGTTGTTGACTCATTAAGTGCAATTAAATATGCAAAAGTTAAAACAATTCGTGATGAAGATGGCGTTGTAGTTGATTATGAAACTGAAGGAGATTTCCCACGTTATGGTAATGATGATGATCGTGCTGATGATATTGCAGTATGGTTATTACAAACATTCTTAGAAAAAATCAAAAAACATCATACTTATCGTAATTCAGAACCAACTACTTCTATCTTAACAATTACTTCTAACGTTGTTTATGGTAAAGCTACTGGTTCATTACCTGATGGACGTAAAGCTGGTGAACCATTATCACCAGGTGCTAACCCAGCTTATGGTGCTGAACAATCTGGTTTATTAGCTTCATTAAACTCTGTTGCTAAATTACCATATGAATGGGCATTAGATGGTATTTCAAATACACAAACAATTAGTCCTGATACTTTAGGTCATGATGATGAAGAACGTAAAAATACTTTAGCAAGAGTATTAGACGGATACTTTGATCAAGGTGCACATCACTTAAACGTTAACGTATTTGGAACTGAAAAATTAATCGATGCTATGGAACATCCAGAAAAAGAAGAATATGCAAACTTTACAATTCGTGTATCTGGATATGCTGTTAAATTTATCGATTTAACTCGTGAACAACAATTAGATGTTATTTCAAGAACTTGCCATAAATCAATGTAATAATTTCTTGAATTAATCAAACAGCCTCTTTAATCAAGAGGCTGTTTTAATGAAAATAAATATTTTATCAAATTATAAAAGGAGTGAAAAATATGGAAAATAAAGTTGTAGGTGCCATCCACTCAATTGAAAGTTTTGGATCGGTAGATGGGCCTGGTGTTCGTTACATTTTATTTTTACATGGTTGTCCATTGCGTTGTAAATATTGCCATAATCCAGATACTTGGGCAAATAGTAAAGAAACGATGGAAATGACGCCACAAGAAGCATTAGAAAAAGCATTAAAGTATAAGACCTATTGGGGTAATGAAGG
Coding sequences:
- a CDS encoding BglG family transcription antiterminator encodes the protein MTSTSNTNIDFEQIQTIISNIIKNTIDDLKLTLSTNSIKNLAVHLSIAIIRLQSDSYIPLSNGQIASYKQEDSYTCAKKICNHLSKQFNIEFPEDEISLVSMYLTKNQKLDLEINSGYDLLDDSIYKIIDETMTCIYKEYNKDFRKDDKLFVAIGLHLEPALERLSNVQTIKNPLKDEIIRRHQEEFNYSKVLNKIIKQETNLSFDDDELAYITLHFVVANNKMNKLYKTKE
- a CDS encoding UDP-N-acetylmuramoyl-L-alanyl-D-glutamate--2,6-diaminopimelate ligase, translating into MKRLNELYDIDNDMKIYSIHSDSRYVKPYSIFFCIEGLSVDGHRYIDDAIFQGAKVIVHSKELLEKKNGIIYILVENTLEELNRVSNIFYDYPSNKMKIIGVTGSSGKTVVASMIKDAMSRYCNTGYIGTISLEYNGFKEDCPYTTPETLYLQRKLYKMNRGGVKVVAMEASSHGLALGRVDSVNFSVAVMTNIGAEHLDFHGTREQYILAKQKLFEMIKPSGWVVLNSDDENFLRIKNSTKGKILTYGINNQSDVMAKSFRLFLDHSEFDLSFKGNTYHVSSPVLAKFNIYNVLALVCTLIAMGCDEKMVLQAVKEVKPVEGRMELIKAKQNFSVIIDYCQHINNYEQIFEFVDSVRQNKGRLIAVLGAPGKRNYKMRREIGKVANKYLDHVILTQLDDRGENVYDICKTIQAEIVDISSVIIPSRQVAIEQAIEIACKDDIILILGKGHEKFISLEVGHVDYPGDSTIVKEAIERIYGEND
- the pflB gene encoding formate C-acetyltransferase — encoded protein: MLKKEQWNGFKGRLWKEEINVRDFIQNNYKPYYGDESFLAGPTEATNKLWGKLQELQKEERAKGGVLDMETHVVSGLTSYGPGYIDEELKDLEKVVGLQTDKPLKRAFMPFGGIKMAEQACETYGYTPDPELHKIFTEYHKTHNQGVFDVYTPEIRLARRNKIITGLPDTYGRGRIVGDYRRVALYGIDELIAFKQHDLAVCGSGSMTEDIIRRREEIAEQIRALNGMKKMAEIYGYDISEPAKNAHEAVQWLYFGYLAAIKTQNGAAMSVGRVSTFLDIYIERDLEAGVITEEEAQELIDHFVMKCRMVKFARIPSYNQLFSGDPVWATLEVAGIGSDGRSMVTKNDFRFLHTLENMGPSPEPNLTVLYSSRLPENFKKYTSKISIDTSSVQYENDCVMRPVWGDDYSICCCVSATQTGKEMQFFGARANLAKCLLYAINGGIDEKTKTQVAPEYRPITSEYLDYDEVMRAYDQMMDWLADIYVNTLNLIQYMHDKYYYEAAEMALIDTDVRRTFATGIAGFSHVVDSLSAIKYAKVKTIRDEDGVVVDYETEGDFPRYGNDDDRADDIAVWLLQTFLEKIKKHHTYRNSEPTTSILTITSNVVYGKATGSLPDGRKAGEPLSPGANPAYGAEQSGLLASLNSVAKLPYEWALDGISNTQTISPDTLGHDDEERKNTLARVLDGYFDQGAHHLNVNVFGTEKLIDAMEHPEKEEYANFTIRVSGYAVKFIDLTREQQLDVISRTCHKSM